One Candidatus Cetobacterium colombiensis genomic window carries:
- a CDS encoding glycoside hydrolase family 32 protein, which produces MWKNKFHISPPYGLLNDPNGLIYWNNEYHIFYQWNPNACEHGAKSWAHLKSTDLVNWESMPVALSPTDWFDKNGCYSGSAIEKNGELYLFYTGNVKNNGIRESYQCLAISRDGITFEKKGPVIHDQNIPKEYTKHFRDPKVFIQNGIYKMVLGAQRNDLTGTIVIFSSKDLIHWEFEGEIIKENFGFMCECPDFIEDSNKKALIFSPQGIESKGYLYNNRYQSGYIIRDLFEIQKNKFIELDRGFEFYAPQTFKDEYNKNVLIGWIGMPEELDHPSVKSENWIHSLTLPRTLEIKENKILQNPHINLKKLRKNAIILENINFQDILDLSNYNIFGETYELIINFENFSGNIDINLRKNERQKTTFSYDSIEKKATLDRSLSGSGYKGVRSCYLENLEKIHIFVDKSTVEIFLNNGEEVFTGNIYPNNNSLGIEFKTNSSLCISKLKFYNL; this is translated from the coding sequence ATGTGGAAAAATAAATTTCATATCTCTCCACCTTATGGTCTTTTAAATGATCCTAATGGGCTTATATACTGGAACAACGAATATCATATATTTTACCAGTGGAATCCTAATGCTTGTGAACATGGTGCTAAATCTTGGGCACATTTAAAAAGTACTGATCTTGTTAATTGGGAATCAATGCCTGTTGCTCTTTCTCCTACTGATTGGTTTGATAAAAATGGATGTTACTCAGGAAGTGCAATTGAAAAAAATGGGGAACTTTATCTTTTTTATACTGGAAATGTAAAAAATAATGGAATTAGAGAAAGTTATCAATGCTTAGCTATCTCTAGAGATGGGATTACATTTGAAAAAAAAGGGCCTGTTATCCATGATCAAAATATTCCAAAAGAATATACAAAACATTTTAGAGATCCTAAAGTTTTTATTCAAAATGGTATTTATAAAATGGTTTTAGGAGCACAAAGAAATGATTTAACAGGTACTATTGTTATTTTTTCTTCAAAAGATTTAATTCATTGGGAATTTGAAGGTGAAATTATTAAAGAAAACTTTGGTTTTATGTGTGAATGTCCAGATTTTATTGAGGATAGTAATAAAAAAGCTTTGATATTTTCACCACAAGGAATTGAAAGTAAAGGATATTTATATAACAATAGGTATCAATCTGGTTATATAATTAGAGATTTATTTGAAATTCAGAAAAATAAATTTATTGAACTTGATAGAGGATTTGAATTTTATGCACCCCAAACTTTTAAAGATGAATATAATAAAAATGTTTTAATTGGTTGGATTGGAATGCCAGAAGAATTAGATCATCCATCTGTTAAATCAGAAAATTGGATTCATTCATTAACACTTCCAAGAACTTTAGAAATTAAAGAAAATAAAATTTTACAAAATCCACATATTAATTTAAAAAAATTGAGAAAAAATGCTATAATCCTAGAGAACATAAATTTTCAAGATATTTTAGATCTTTCAAATTATAATATTTTCGGAGAAACTTACGAGCTTATAATTAATTTTGAAAATTTTTCTGGAAATATAGATATTAACCTTAGAAAAAATGAAAGACAAAAAACTACTTTTAGCTATGATTCTATTGAAAAAAAAGCTACTTTAGATAGATCATTATCTGGCTCTGGATATAAAGGGGTTAGAAGCTGTTATCTTGAAAATTTAGAAAAAATACATATTTTTGTGGATAAATCTACTGTTGAAATATTTTTAAATAATGGGGAAGAAGTTTTTACAGGAAATATTTATCCCAATAATAATAGTTTAGGCATTGAGTTTAAAACAAATTCATCTTTATGCATATCTAAACTGAAATTTTATAATTTATAA
- a CDS encoding L-lactate dehydrogenase: protein MFNQRKVGIIGAGHVGSHCGLSLIVQGVCDEIVFVDSDGAKAQSQAFDCMDTMAFLPHRVRVKKGEVKDLATMDIIVISVGTIDNVSKNRLSELEGSLNMIKSFVPEIMKNGFKGYFVVITNPVDVVTYFVQKLSGLPHHQVIGTGTGLDSARLRRALSTKLNVDAKSIQAYMLGEHGDSQMGVFSQATVNGMNLKKFLEVTDKKLDFNEVENIVAKAGWDIYSGKKSTEFGIACVCTDIVRAIYSNEKKIMACSGYLNGQYGENGIYIGVPTIVGKYGVEKVLELELNSEEQKKFNKTIEIIKKHIEIGNEILKEELCINF, encoded by the coding sequence ATGTTTAATCAAAGAAAAGTTGGAATTATAGGTGCAGGTCATGTGGGAAGCCACTGTGGATTATCTTTAATAGTTCAAGGTGTTTGTGATGAAATAGTTTTTGTGGATAGTGATGGAGCAAAGGCTCAATCTCAAGCTTTTGATTGTATGGATACAATGGCATTTTTACCACATAGAGTAAGAGTGAAAAAAGGAGAGGTTAAAGATTTAGCTACAATGGATATTATTGTTATTAGTGTTGGAACAATAGATAATGTTTCAAAAAATAGATTATCTGAATTAGAGGGATCTTTAAATATGATTAAATCATTTGTTCCTGAAATAATGAAAAACGGATTTAAAGGATATTTTGTTGTAATAACTAATCCTGTAGATGTGGTGACGTATTTTGTTCAAAAACTTTCAGGTCTTCCTCATCATCAGGTTATTGGAACTGGAACTGGATTAGATTCTGCAAGACTTAGAAGAGCTTTAAGTACAAAGTTAAATGTTGATGCTAAATCAATTCAAGCTTATATGTTAGGAGAACATGGAGATTCTCAAATGGGAGTTTTTTCTCAGGCAACAGTTAACGGAATGAATTTAAAGAAATTTTTAGAGGTAACAGATAAAAAATTAGATTTTAATGAAGTTGAAAATATTGTAGCTAAAGCAGGATGGGATATTTATTCAGGTAAAAAAAGTACAGAATTTGGAATAGCTTGTGTTTGTACTGATATAGTTAGAGCAATTTATTCTAATGAAAAAAAGATTATGGCTTGTAGCGGGTATCTTAATGGTCAATATGGAGAAAATGGAATATACATTGGTGTTCCAACAATTGTAGGAAAATATGGTGTAGAAAAAGTTTTAGAATTAGAATTAAATTCAGAAGAACAAAAAAAGTTTAATAAAACAATAGAGATAATAAAAAAACATATAGAAATAGGAAATGAAATTTTAAAAGAGGAGTTGTGTATAAATTTTTAA
- a CDS encoding choice-of-anchor I family protein, with protein sequence MKLLSTLGAALIAVTSYSSEITMEKIGHYQGAPLGNGGPIDIVDYYKDTLFVANGTNTENQKPSLDIVNINGLKNKEKNFKLTKRIEVQKFLKSNEIVSDITCIKVSPNGNFLALSVALTPTTEKGYIFLTDLKGEYIAHYEVGSLPDNLAITPDGYKIIVANEGEPGKGLKVDPEGSISIIDLSQGLTQGKVLEVKIDETLIKGELKKGLDEYILASPHKPSYSQALEPEYVSIDKNGKFAYITFQEDSAIGKLDIDARKFIWIESMGTKDHSKVENSFAIGKNSSELVTANVFGMYQPDGIKVINQNGNTYLITANEGDARDYGKELLVEDNYTIGKLLDSGKKINVPVTEEMKNLKVSSFRGKNDKGEYDKLYSFGARSFSILKVEKDGIKLVFDSGNQLEEITKKHLPEYFNSSNTNIKPYSRNGSKGPEPEDVEIGTIEGKTYAFIGLERIGGIVTFDISDITNPVYAGFFSGRDYSEDIKGDVGIEGLKFVDADKSPIKKPLLITSNEISNSIGIYEIKVK encoded by the coding sequence ATGAAATTATTGTCAACACTAGGAGCAGCTTTGATTGCTGTAACATCTTATTCATCAGAAATAACAATGGAAAAAATAGGACATTATCAAGGAGCGCCACTGGGAAATGGTGGACCAATAGATATAGTAGATTACTATAAAGATACATTATTTGTTGCAAATGGAACTAATACAGAAAATCAAAAGCCATCTTTAGATATTGTAAATATAAATGGATTAAAAAATAAAGAGAAAAATTTTAAGTTAACAAAAAGAATCGAAGTTCAAAAGTTTTTAAAAAGTAATGAAATTGTAAGTGATATAACTTGTATAAAAGTTAGTCCAAATGGAAATTTTTTAGCATTATCTGTGGCGTTAACTCCAACAACAGAAAAGGGGTATATATTTTTAACAGACTTAAAGGGAGAATACATAGCTCATTATGAAGTTGGTTCTCTTCCTGATAATTTAGCAATAACACCTGATGGATATAAGATAATAGTTGCTAACGAAGGAGAACCAGGGAAAGGGTTAAAAGTTGATCCAGAAGGAAGTATTTCTATAATTGATTTATCACAAGGATTAACTCAAGGAAAAGTTTTAGAAGTAAAAATAGATGAAACATTAATAAAAGGAGAATTAAAGAAAGGTTTAGATGAGTATATTTTAGCAAGTCCTCATAAGCCATCTTATAGTCAAGCATTAGAACCTGAATATGTTTCAATAGATAAGAATGGAAAATTTGCATATATAACTTTCCAAGAAGATAGTGCTATAGGAAAATTAGATATAGATGCAAGAAAGTTTATTTGGATTGAATCAATGGGAACTAAGGATCACTCGAAAGTTGAAAATAGTTTTGCTATAGGAAAAAATAGTTCAGAACTTGTAACTGCAAATGTATTTGGAATGTATCAACCAGATGGAATAAAAGTTATTAATCAAAATGGAAATACATATTTAATAACAGCTAACGAAGGGGATGCAAGGGACTATGGAAAAGAACTTTTAGTTGAAGATAACTATACTATAGGAAAATTATTGGATAGTGGAAAAAAAATAAATGTTCCTGTAACAGAAGAAATGAAGAATTTAAAAGTAAGTAGTTTTAGAGGAAAAAATGACAAAGGAGAGTATGATAAACTATATTCTTTTGGTGCAAGATCATTTTCAATATTAAAAGTAGAAAAAGATGGAATAAAATTAGTATTTGATTCTGGAAATCAATTAGAGGAAATAACAAAAAAACATCTACCAGAGTATTTTAATTCGAGTAATACTAATATAAAGCCTTACTCAAGAAATGGTTCTAAGGGACCAGAACCTGAAGATGTAGAAATAGGAACAATAGAAGGAAAAACATATGCTTTTATCGGATTAGAAAGAATTGGAGGAATTGTAACGTTTGATATAAGTGATATAACAAATCCAGTATACGCAGGATTCTTTTCAGGAAGAGATTATTCTGAAGATATAAAAGGAGATGTAGGAATTGAAGGTTTAAAATTTGTAGATGCAGATAAGTCACCTATAAAAAAGCCACTTTTAATAACGTCTAATGAAATTTCAAATTCTATAGGAATTTATGAGATAAAAGTCAAATAA
- a CDS encoding PTS sugar transporter subunit IIC yields the protein MENKFLSKLEKVLLPIGDKIGNQKHLAAISTGMMMTLSLIVVGSLFLIVANPPINVDLVNPETQNIFLKFMLNWKSFAVENYAMLTKPFNFTMGIVGLMTSFTIAYALSGNYGLNKSTSGLISMIIFLLVAAPIENNSIVMTYLGADGLFIAIILSLLTVEITMLIEKLDWKFKGEHIPPAVLSFMNALVPLLVNIIVIYGLSIIVFVNTGKDIPSLIMMVLTPALSIGNNIWGYVAIVVFGNLLWLFGINGTSIIFPLVFSLGIANTGINAELIKAGQEPQMLMNLQMFRVAILGGAGNTIGLVLLMMRSKSQQLKSIGKLSFIPGICGINEPVIFGTPIILSPILAIPFLFMPILSLSLTYLAQKINLISMGYIVDPSFAPFFVQGYLSSMDIRNLIFTFLIAILSIVVYYPFFKIHEKHMLEMEEVI from the coding sequence ATGGAAAATAAATTTTTAAGTAAATTAGAAAAAGTACTTTTACCCATTGGGGATAAAATAGGGAATCAAAAACATTTAGCAGCAATTTCAACAGGAATGATGATGACTTTATCTTTAATAGTTGTAGGGTCACTATTTTTAATAGTTGCTAATCCGCCAATAAATGTTGATTTAGTAAATCCTGAAACACAAAATATATTTTTAAAATTTATGCTAAATTGGAAAAGTTTTGCTGTAGAAAACTATGCTATGCTTACAAAACCATTTAATTTTACAATGGGAATAGTGGGATTAATGACATCATTTACAATAGCTTATGCACTTTCTGGAAACTATGGACTTAATAAATCTACATCTGGTTTAATATCTATGATTATATTTTTATTAGTTGCTGCTCCAATAGAAAATAATTCTATTGTAATGACTTATTTAGGAGCTGATGGACTTTTTATAGCTATTATTTTGAGTCTTTTAACAGTGGAAATAACAATGCTTATAGAAAAATTAGATTGGAAGTTTAAAGGTGAACATATTCCACCGGCAGTATTATCATTTATGAATGCTTTAGTTCCATTATTAGTAAATATAATTGTAATATATGGTTTAAGTATAATAGTTTTTGTTAATACTGGAAAAGATATTCCAAGTTTAATAATGATGGTATTAACACCTGCATTGAGTATTGGAAACAATATTTGGGGTTATGTAGCAATAGTTGTATTTGGAAATTTACTTTGGCTATTTGGAATAAATGGAACGTCAATAATATTTCCATTAGTATTTTCATTAGGAATAGCTAATACTGGAATAAATGCAGAACTTATAAAAGCAGGACAAGAACCTCAAATGCTAATGAATCTTCAAATGTTTAGAGTTGCAATTTTAGGTGGTGCTGGAAATACAATAGGGCTAGTATTACTTATGATGAGAAGTAAATCTCAACAACTAAAATCAATTGGTAAATTATCATTTATCCCTGGAATTTGTGGAATAAATGAGCCAGTTATTTTTGGAACACCAATAATTTTAAGTCCAATACTAGCAATTCCGTTTTTATTTATGCCTATATTAAGTCTATCTTTAACTTATTTAGCACAAAAAATAAACTTAATATCAATGGGTTATATAGTTGATCCATCATTTGCACCATTTTTCGTGCAAGGATATCTTTCATCAATGGATATAAGAAATTTAATTTTTACATTTTTAATAGCAATACTTAGTATTGTTGTTTATTATCCATTCTTTAAAATCCATGAAAAACATATGTTAGAGATGGAAGAAGTAATATAA
- a CDS encoding bile acid:sodium symporter family protein: protein MKHINYLSDFLSKYFVLLVIGVSVGSMIEPEPFIKLNKIRLFDQSLINIGLGLVMFTMGITLNLKDVKLVFTRFRDVFVGCAAQYIVMPFVAFMLAKAFNLPPALAIGLVLLGTCPGGTVSNVMTYIGKGDVTLSVAMTTVSTFLSPILTPFLTMILAGAWLKIDAKTMFFSIIQIVLLPSIFGILVRVLVKDRLEKFSKAFVILPISIVILINGMCIAPNRENLLSSSFVLIIAVCLHNWIGFFTGYMIGNIFKMSAAKKKTVSIEVGLQNASLAIGLSSQFSNPLCALPSAIAVVVHLVSSSLLANMFSKDFSLKKFILIKKAQYEQKRGSVDV, encoded by the coding sequence ATGAAACATATTAATTATTTAAGTGATTTTTTAAGCAAGTACTTTGTATTATTAGTTATAGGAGTTTCGGTAGGTTCAATGATAGAACCAGAACCATTTATTAAGTTAAATAAAATTAGATTATTTGATCAATCACTAATTAATATTGGCTTAGGTCTTGTTATGTTTACAATGGGAATCACTCTTAATCTAAAAGATGTTAAGTTAGTTTTTACAAGATTTAGAGATGTTTTTGTAGGATGTGCGGCTCAATACATAGTAATGCCTTTTGTTGCATTTATGTTAGCAAAAGCATTTAATTTACCTCCAGCATTAGCGATAGGATTAGTTTTATTAGGAACTTGTCCAGGAGGAACGGTTAGTAATGTTATGACTTATATAGGAAAAGGAGATGTAACATTATCAGTAGCAATGACAACAGTTTCAACATTTCTTTCACCTATATTAACTCCATTTTTAACTATGATTCTAGCAGGAGCTTGGTTAAAGATAGATGCAAAAACTATGTTTTTTAGTATTATTCAAATTGTATTGTTGCCATCAATTTTTGGAATATTAGTAAGAGTTTTAGTTAAAGATAGATTAGAAAAATTTTCAAAAGCTTTTGTAATTTTACCAATATCTATAGTAATTTTAATAAATGGAATGTGCATTGCACCAAACAGAGAAAATTTATTAAGTTCTAGTTTTGTTTTAATTATTGCTGTTTGTCTTCATAATTGGATTGGATTTTTTACAGGATATATGATTGGAAATATTTTTAAAATGTCAGCAGCTAAGAAAAAAACAGTTTCAATTGAAGTGGGATTACAAAATGCATCTTTGGCAATTGGGTTATCATCTCAATTTTCAAATCCTTTGTGTGCATTACCTTCGGCAATAGCTGTTGTTGTTCACTTAGTTTCAAGTTCATTATTGGCTAATATGTTCTCAAAAGATTTTAGTTTAAAAAAGTTTATTCTTATAAAAAAAGCTCAATATGAGCAAAAGAGGGGGAGTGTAGATGTTTAA
- a CDS encoding AAA family ATPase: MEKKFLQDPWARVTTRNGLIGDEVISALQKSIRRGKVEAACEFAYEMYITSPQMEEKLWRRLVAISVEDIGMGDPMAAILINNLRQMRKEYAYADGDRPIFFIHAIRYLCNCEKDRSTDLLKNIVIKSFAMGYVPEIPDYALDKHTTRGAEMGRDSFHFLNEASMVIPQKEVDNDYKEQYNEILKKYDPKDVVESTFKYNPWQE, from the coding sequence ATGGAAAAGAAATTTTTACAAGACCCTTGGGCGAGAGTTACAACAAGAAATGGTTTAATAGGAGATGAAGTTATATCAGCTCTTCAAAAATCAATTAGAAGAGGAAAAGTTGAAGCAGCTTGTGAGTTTGCATATGAAATGTACATAACTTCTCCACAAATGGAAGAGAAATTATGGAGAAGATTAGTAGCGATTTCTGTAGAAGATATTGGAATGGGAGATCCAATGGCAGCAATTTTAATTAATAATTTAAGACAAATGAGAAAAGAATATGCATATGCAGATGGAGACAGACCAATATTTTTTATACATGCAATTAGATATCTTTGTAACTGTGAAAAAGACAGATCAACTGATTTGTTGAAAAATATTGTAATTAAAAGTTTTGCAATGGGATATGTACCTGAAATTCCTGATTATGCTTTAGATAAACATACAACAAGAGGAGCAGAGATGGGAAGAGATTCATTCCATTTCTTAAATGAAGCAAGTATGGTAATACCTCAAAAAGAAGTTGATAATGATTATAAAGAACAATATAATGAAATCTTAAAAAAATATGATCCTAAAGATGTAGTAGAATCAACATTTAAATATAATCCGTGGCAAGAATAA
- a CDS encoding amidohydrolase has protein sequence MKNYLKNTFILGTLFLFGCSSLTEKKESASIIIKNGTILTMDKNNTVIENGVIIIKNEKIISIGKDELLKKYSTTKIIDAENGIIMPGMINTHNHLPMIAFRGLGEEGIKNRLFAYFFPLESEKLSRDLIYKATVHGTIDMALSGVTTYADMYYHMDEMAKATKEVGIRGVLGETVIKYPVVDAKEPYGGINYAINFIEEYKNDELIIPAFGPHAPYTVSKEKMQEINSLSKKYNVPIMIHVGEFDDEDKRLNLKNKSVVEYMDSIGVLNERVLLAHAIHLNEKDLDIIKNKKASIAYNPMANAKGATGIARAHEMINKNIKVGLGTDGPMSSNQVDLFRTLSYASSMQRLKYNDRTIMTPDLVVKMATIGGAEALNLDNKIGSIESGKLADIIIVETKSPNMMPNYNPFATLVFQANSSNVETTIVNGKIIVENKKLKTYDIEKNRKQMKEIEKDIADFAKDLAKKAKETN, from the coding sequence GTGAAAAATTATTTAAAAAACACTTTTATACTTGGAACATTATTTTTATTTGGATGCAGCTCTTTAACTGAAAAAAAGGAATCTGCGAGTATTATTATTAAAAATGGTACTATTTTAACAATGGATAAAAATAATACTGTTATCGAAAATGGAGTTATTATTATTAAAAATGAAAAAATTATATCTATTGGAAAAGACGAGCTTTTAAAAAAATATTCTACTACTAAAATCATTGATGCAGAAAATGGAATTATCATGCCTGGTATGATTAATACTCACAATCATCTTCCTATGATTGCTTTTAGAGGATTAGGTGAAGAAGGAATAAAAAATAGACTATTTGCTTATTTTTTTCCTTTAGAAAGTGAAAAGCTAAGTAGAGATCTAATATATAAAGCAACCGTTCATGGAACTATTGACATGGCTCTATCTGGAGTTACAACTTATGCTGATATGTATTATCATATGGATGAAATGGCTAAAGCAACTAAAGAAGTTGGAATTAGAGGAGTTCTCGGAGAAACTGTTATAAAATATCCTGTTGTTGATGCTAAAGAACCTTATGGTGGAATTAATTATGCTATAAATTTTATAGAAGAGTATAAAAACGATGAATTAATCATACCCGCTTTTGGGCCACATGCTCCTTATACTGTTTCGAAAGAAAAAATGCAAGAAATAAATTCTCTTTCTAAAAAATATAATGTCCCTATTATGATACATGTTGGAGAATTTGATGATGAAGATAAAAGATTAAATTTAAAAAATAAATCTGTTGTAGAGTATATGGATTCCATTGGCGTTCTTAATGAAAGAGTTCTATTAGCACACGCAATTCATCTTAATGAAAAAGACTTAGATATAATAAAAAATAAAAAGGCTTCAATAGCTTACAATCCAATGGCAAATGCTAAAGGAGCTACTGGTATTGCAAGAGCCCATGAAATGATTAATAAAAATATTAAAGTTGGTTTAGGAACTGATGGTCCTATGAGTTCTAATCAAGTTGATCTTTTTAGAACACTTAGCTATGCTTCTTCTATGCAGAGATTAAAGTATAACGATAGGACTATTATGACACCGGATTTAGTAGTTAAAATGGCGACTATTGGTGGAGCTGAAGCTTTAAATTTAGACAATAAAATTGGTTCTATTGAATCAGGAAAATTAGCAGATATCATTATTGTAGAAACTAAATCTCCAAATATGATGCCTAATTATAATCCATTTGCTACTTTAGTTTTCCAAGCTAATTCATCAAATGTTGAAACAACAATTGTAAATGGAAAGATTATTGTAGAAAATAAAAAATTAAAAACGTATGATATTGAAAAAAATAGAAAACAAATGAAAGAAATTGAAAAAGATATCGCTGATTTTGCTAAAGATCTTGCAAAAAAAGCAAAAGAAACAAATTAA
- a CDS encoding MurR/RpiR family transcriptional regulator: MIDINYICKKHKLTNLEKNILEFIVSNIHNKKKISIRNVAAENFTSTSVIYKCMKKIGYSSYSNFIYFLKTNDSSLISKDSSLEENESFKKAVFLFKENKDKLFMFTSTGIATNISSYMNEKLALLGIRSISNSHIQLLEKPFSKDVILITLSQSGETESVIDILKIAKKNKVKSLSFIGKKDTTIESISSINLISNNVIFFADVITIFEEILKRI, from the coding sequence ATGATTGATATAAACTATATTTGTAAAAAACACAAACTAACTAATTTAGAAAAAAATATTTTAGAATTTATTGTTTCAAATATTCATAACAAAAAGAAAATTTCTATTAGAAATGTAGCTGCAGAAAATTTTACTTCCACATCTGTTATATATAAATGCATGAAGAAAATTGGTTATTCTAGCTACTCTAATTTTATTTATTTTTTAAAAACAAATGATAGCTCATTAATTTCTAAAGATTCTTCTCTTGAAGAAAACGAATCATTTAAAAAAGCTGTCTTTTTATTTAAAGAAAATAAAGATAAACTTTTTATGTTTACTTCCACAGGAATTGCTACTAATATCTCTTCATATATGAATGAAAAATTAGCTCTTTTGGGGATTAGAAGTATTTCTAATAGCCACATACAATTACTTGAAAAACCTTTTTCTAAAGATGTTATTTTAATTACTTTATCCCAATCAGGTGAAACTGAATCTGTTATTGATATTCTTAAAATAGCTAAAAAAAATAAAGTTAAAAGTCTTAGCTTTATAGGAAAAAAAGATACCACTATTGAATCTATTTCAAGTATAAATCTTATTTCAAACAATGTTATTTTTTTCGCAGATGTAATAACTATTTTTGAAGAAATCTTGAAAAGAATATAA
- a CDS encoding ROK family protein yields MRLGAIEAGGTKFVCGIADENGNILERVSFPTETPEITLQKVYDFFNNKGVEAIGVGSFGPIDPNLNSETYGYITKTPKKYWSDFNLIGELQKNLNVPMAFDTDVNGAALGEATWGAAKGLENCLYLTIGTGIGGGALVSGKLVHGMLHPEMGHIFVRRHPEDTYKGKCPFHNDCLEGLAAGPAIEERWGVKAYDLPIDHKAWELEAYYIAQALVNYILTLSPEKIVLGGGVMKQTQLFPLIRKNVKELLNNYVQTKEILEDLDNYIVSPGLGDNAGLLGSIALALNI; encoded by the coding sequence ATGAGATTAGGAGCTATTGAAGCTGGTGGAACAAAATTTGTATGTGGAATTGCTGATGAAAATGGAAATATTTTAGAAAGAGTTAGTTTTCCAACTGAAACACCTGAAATTACATTACAAAAAGTTTATGATTTTTTTAATAATAAAGGAGTTGAAGCTATTGGAGTAGGATCTTTTGGACCTATTGATCCCAATCTAAATTCTGAAACTTATGGATATATAACTAAAACACCTAAAAAATATTGGAGTGATTTTAATTTAATTGGAGAATTACAAAAAAATTTAAATGTTCCTATGGCTTTTGATACTGATGTAAATGGTGCTGCATTAGGAGAAGCTACTTGGGGAGCTGCAAAAGGTCTAGAAAACTGTTTATATTTAACTATTGGAACTGGAATTGGTGGTGGAGCATTAGTTTCTGGAAAACTTGTTCATGGTATGCTACATCCTGAGATGGGACATATTTTTGTTAGAAGACATCCTGAGGACACTTATAAAGGAAAATGTCCTTTCCATAATGATTGTTTAGAAGGGTTAGCTGCAGGTCCTGCAATTGAAGAAAGATGGGGTGTTAAGGCCTATGATTTACCTATAGATCATAAAGCTTGGGAACTTGAAGCTTATTATATCGCTCAGGCTCTTGTTAATTATATACTAACTTTATCTCCTGAAAAAATTGTTCTTGGTGGTGGAGTTATGAAACAAACTCAACTTTTCCCATTAATCAGAAAAAATGTGAAAGAACTTTTAAATAATTATGTTCAAACAAAAGAGATTTTAGAAGATTTAGATAATTATATTGTTTCTCCTGGACTTGGAGACAATGCTGGATTACTAGGATCTATTGCTCTTGCTTTAAATATTTAA